The region TATTTATATCATTGCCACTGTGTGCAGAGACAAGAATGACTTCAGATGTCTCGCTGGCATCATCTTCAAGATCTTTCGGCTTTGTTGCAATGTAAAAGCGCAACATTGTGAGTCTTACAGTCTAATAGATAGTGCCAATGGACAGGCAAGTGTCAACAGTAAGGTGGTTCTGTTTGAAGTCCCAAACCTCAAACTCAAAATCTGATTCTGGTCCTTTAGGAGATATTCCATCAgggaaaaaaagtttctttCCTTCTTGAAGGTTGTCTTTTATTCTAGCATTAACTGCCAATTGATTTTTTCTAGTGCCACCTCCCTGCTTTGCCCTCACATGTTTGGCTATGTGACCGTAACTGTGAATTCCTCTTATCTCTACATTTCGTGTTGTTCTTAGCTTCTTTGTCTGTATTGGTCTTGTGTCAGCATGTGATATGTTTTCCTTGGTGACTTCCTTTctgactttcattttctcactaAGTGTTTCTAAAAGCCCTTGTTTTCGCTTTGCAGTAATTGAAGAGGGCAATTTGGTCTCCATAGGAGGGGATGTAATTTGCAAGTGCTGCATCATCCATGAGCCCAATGACGTCACTGTCAATATGCACagaagagcaaagaaaaaatacaaatatctcCAAAgttcacattaaataaataataaggtTAAGCCTCATAAAATTGACCCTTTTCAAAGTAGGCTTGTGTCAATCCAACTGAAAATTTTGACAACTAGACATGATTTACCAGATCTTGGGGAATTGGGAGGAATGAAGCTCAATCATTCTAAATGCAATGATTCAAAAGCAAATTGGcagtttaatgtattttaaggaGTAAAATacctgtgtatatatttatataaacttgAAATCATACAAAGTCTGCTAGTAACTTTGTAGACTCCTTGTCATACTCCTTTATGTGCTTAATTTAACTTCTATTTGTTCACAACCCAGTTGAATTGGTGGATGAATTAACTTGTAAGAATCCCAGATCTGTGGCATACTCATTTCTAAAGTGTTAGTACTTAACGTTACAAACTAGAAATAGACTTTGCAACTCGATCACGGTGTGGAGACCGCGTTGTTAGCTTTGGCCactgttttatacagtctatggatgAAGCATCAACAACATCGAAAACTCTGTTAGCTGGGGACGAGTCTACGTAGGGACACATCGCCAAAATCTCGGCCTTAACACCAGGAACAAATCGGCACTGGCCCTCATCATGTCAACGCGCATTTATTTATGAAGAATAGCAAATATATGATGAACTGAACGGAGCGTTGACGAGAACAAGCGCTAAGTCTCACGCTGTAATGTTCACTGGCTGGTTAGTTTTAGTCAGGTgctaatgttactttttatgaGCAAATTAATTCCCCTCCAGATAATGCCTTTGTGAACAATAAATCTGTGTCTGGAAAAATCTAGCTAACGTTTGCAGCTGGTGAGCAGCATGTTATGTGCTCAACTATTACAGCCGAGACGTTGCTcatattaacgttagctagctagctaggtgaTCAGTTTGTTTTCAGGATTCCTTCGGTGTAGACCGCTCAGGAAGCCTGATTATCACCAAGGCCGTCTAACtactttacaaaacacaaaaaaacaagtgtctCATCAACGGACGCTGGACGTTAGAAACACGCAGTATCATAAAAACATGCTAACGTTGCTAGTGTGTGCATTTCATATCCGCAGCATTTCCgttgtttttacaaaaaccaGGCACCACACCAAAGTATAGTTCTTTTTATACTCACCTTTTGTTCTTCCAGTAATGAAATTAcatctgactttaatctcagaattctgagaaaaaagttagaattctgacttcattctcagaattctgactttttttctcagaattaaaaaaagtcagaattctgactttaatctcagaattctgagaaaaaagtcagaactcacaaagaaattcaccagtggccctaatcctctacGTACATaccttatttacatttaatatacAGTGGGAGGAAATTATTCACTCTTATCACCTATTTACTCATTTAACATGACCAGCCGTTACATCGACACTTATGCCTACTTGTTAAAGTGGGCAAAAAAATCATTTCTAAAATCCGTGTGTTTTTACTAAATCATTCTCATTAAACTTGTCAACCTAACCGTTTCTGACAAGCAGTGTCGTAGCTCTAAATGCTATGTTTTAAGTATCCTTGGGATGATAATGACCCAGTTTGCTGCGAGACGGCAACTAGCCGTCTGCCGTGACTTTATTCTAGTTTGCCGCACCAGCTTGTTCGCCAGAAGTAGCTAACTGTTTACAGCCTACTGTTAGCCGGTTAGCCTACTCAGCTAGCTGACTCGATCAATGGTAAACTTTCTATTTACACTTTTATTCTTATATAATAGTTGTCAAACAGGCGTTAAGAAAAAAGGTTGAGGCCGTTTACCCATTACTGACCTGAAAGACAGGTGAAATAATGGGAGAGTTTGACATAGCAGCTTTCTTGTCTTCTCCCAAATCAGAGCGAGCGGAAATCCGTCCCCGTAGCAACCGAAACGCACTGCTTTGTACTGTGTCACTCCTTAAAGTGACAgtgaatatatttaaaatgttttgtagaTAACTTGGGTGTGCcacatatgcatgcatatacacacacacacacacacacacacacacacacacagggacaaacatagtcaaacacagacacacacaccttaccTTGATCAGTTTGATCCTGTGATTGAAGTGGCCATGGTCTGTCTCTCATGCAGCGTTCCTATTAGCCTACGCGGTGTTTGGTGGGCGGTTCCACTGCTCCCAGGTGGGCGGAAGGGAAGATGAGGAGCCGGGGGGTGGGGCTAAAGCACCTGCAGAGGAAGGGGCGGGTCTTTACCTGGGAGAGCTGCGGGTGATGATGAAGAGATTGCTGCAGGATGAAGATATCCAGGACACAGTCGGGTAGGTCCCTCCtcaatgatttttaaaatataataatgcataattaatgtattaattaataacaatatttaacatAATAATACAGGCCAGACTAACGCGACAGTAATGAgtactttaaaaatacattcataaaagagacttcagatacagtattaggggaccactaagttctaaAGAAacttcagttacagtattagggccccctaaggtctatataaaagagacttcagatacagtattaggggaccactaaggtatatataaaagagacttcagatacagtattaggggaccactaaggtatatattaaagcatccaaagaacaccatgtcataggacctttaaataTTTGAAGCCATTGACATCCctattacaacaacaacatatggGTTTTTCAGCCATTTGAGTCATCGTGGTGCATTTGGTCGTTAGAGGACGTCCATTTAggttttttgactgtttttgtctgtcCAATCAGTCGAGTCAGCAGAGCGAACCATCCTCCAGGGTCCTCGGAGGGAACGTCCCTGGCCTCCGAGATCCTCCGACGCTTCAGGCGGCTGCAGATGGACCACACCTGGACCGAGTCTCTGTACGCCACGCTGCAGTTCCCCGACAGGTAGAGAGAGGTTAGAGGTCAGAGTGATGCTGCAGAGTTACATGGGGGTGTGTTCAGgtctgtgtatgtgcgtgtgtgtgtgtgtgtgtgtgtgtgtgcatgtctgcttgtgtctgcgtgcgtgtgtgtgtgtgtgtgtgtgtgtgtgtgcttgtgtgtgtgtgcaggtctCAGAGGAGCTCTCTGTGGCTGCTGGATTCTGCAGGACTGATCTCAGAACAGATTCCCCTGAACCCATCTGACTTCTGTCCATACAGCGCCACAGGAAGTACCACGGTGAGACACTGTTTCTCTTGGGGCAATTGTTGGGTGTCTGTAAATTAAAGAGTGGGGTCTAGACTTAGGTGCGTGTATTTGGCAGGGAGTTTAGGTGTCCttcataaacaaaatgtaactttaaaaaaaaaaaaaaaacatagtccATCCAAGGGGGTTAGCCCCTCCTCTCTAAGCCATCACCAGAAAAGAGCTTCTAAGAGACTttactggtctccgtccagagcaacaggacctgttggtccatttctttcactgtctatgctTTAGAGcaacccccctctctctctctctccgcagGGGGGCGTTGTCTACGCCAACTACGGCCGCCCGGAGGATTTTAACTGGCTGAAGAGCGTGGGCGTGTCTGTGGTTGGCTCTGTGGTGGTGATGCGTGTTGGGGGCGGGGTCAGTTTTGCTGAGAAGGTCTGGTTGGCTGAAAGGAGCAGGGCGGGCGGAGCTTTGATCTACCCCGACCCCGCCGACCTGCCACAGGACCCCCGACGCCTCggactgaacacacacacagccgtgTCGGAACatgtaacaaacaaacacacacacacacactccacagagacacacagccacacacactcacacacacacacacacacacacacacagacacacacatataaacacagacacacacacacaaacactgctatGTCCAAACATGTAACAAActcacataagcacacacacacacacacacacacacagacacacacgcactcacacaaacacacacagacatacgatcaaacacagagacacacgcaaatacgcacacaaacaaacacaaatacacacacacagagacaaacacacacacacagacacacacaaacataaacataacaggacatacacacacgcgttcacacacacacacacacattcatacacacacacagacacacacacacaaacacagagacacacacaaacacagacacacacacacacacaaacacatacacacaaatacacacacccatacacacacacacacacacacacaaagaaatacacacacacacatacaacacacacacatacaacacacatacacacacacaaacacacgcacacgcacacacagacatacacacacaaatacacacacacacttagtttactgtcacaaagagaaatattctcacttaacaagctgacatcacACAAGTTTTACTTTATTAGATAAAATGACTAATAATTACAGCTAAAAACCTAAAACCAAAatcattcacattcattttcattagatTTTTAACCTGGTCATAtagtttcagtttagtttgttttagtcATTCATGTGTTGTTGCTCCGGACCAATCAGCTTCTCCCACTGTGTCATCCAATCACAGGTCCACCTGGGTTCAGGTGACCCCTTCACCCCCGGTTTCCCTTCATTCAACCACACTCAGTTCCCACCCATCCAGTCCTCCGGCCTGCCGCTGATCCCCGTCCTGCCAATCAGCGCCACCGTCGCCGCCAAGCTGCTCAGGTGTTATATAAGGCTCAGTTCGCTTCTGGAAGTAAAAAGCCTGTTTAGCCTAAATTAGCCCCACCCACAACAATTGATGTCGGGAAgttcggtctggacttgatccgttatGGAGCAGCTGTCACTCCAAGATgggaggagagtgcagatttgagtcgtgcactttgcaacaagtagcatataagatgctaacgaaagacttctgtaatgtctgaagtaacctccgagatgctaacgagagacttctgtaatgtctgaagtagcctccgagatgctaacgagagacttctgcaatgtctgaagtagcctcagagatgctaatgagagacttctgtaatgtctgaagtagcctctgAGATTAGGGTGACCAGACGCCCTTGGTTGGATCTGTCTCCggtttcactgtgactgacagacccaaaattggaacgaaagaaagaaaacattgaccaatGTTCTGTACAAGAAGGCGCTTAAGACTCTGGatgaaaaacatttctcttAGCATCATTGCAATATCTTAGAGAAATATAACTTTTGAGTTTTGATAGTTCTTGTAAATATTCTTCATTGTGCTTAATTTATAAAGTACTTCATGGCCTGGCGCCACCTCCACTGCTGGAGTTTATTAAATATAGACACACTCGGATCACAAGAGCCGTTGTAAACGGGGACTGTGAGGTTCCTTATAGAAAAACCTCATTCAGTCATAATGCACTATTAAAGGCAATGCATTATGGAACACACTTCCTCCAACTATAAGGGAGCGTCCCACTTTGGCCTCCTTTAAGAGCCAGGTAAAGCTGTGGCTTAGAGCTAACCAAACATGTAATCACCGCtaacttgtttttctgttttttctttttcctttttcttcttttcgttttgtttcttcttatttttatatactaaatgctactatcctatgtctttttgactgtaactccaacctgcctattggactgcagatggaaattagcccttggCCTTCAATCTGGCACATCTACGTGTTGGTGAACATGCATAACGCATGTTCATcgatgtgcattgtcctgaattaataaaataaataaataaataaaaataaactcacaAGCCAAAAAAACAGTGGTAATATATTCAGTGGCTAGTAAAATTTGAACATACACTAGTCATTTAGTGGTGgaagaaaaagttaattttgaacaCTGGACAAAACTATTCTTGAACCACAGCTGTTCGGACCGATCAGATTGTCAGAGCTGActttatcccttgtgttgtcctcccgggttaaaaaacggacaaaacatacacagatacacagacactagtacacacacacacatacatttactaaatacacacacagatacacacacacaaacattttcaaagaggtcaaatttgacccaaggacaacaggagggttaaacgatgatggacagatgatcagcTAACGTAATCAACCGCAGCaagtgcaacgtacagtagatatatttgcatccatttagattgaatataGTATTGacgacgtaaacaataatagcAATTACCCCAGTGAAATTATGTTAAAGTTGAGGACAAAAtcaggactgtatttaaagctgattctggtttccaacttcgccccaggtgtgtctgttaaaacacagacggagacatCTTCTCTCTAGCTAAATTTCCATCCAATTGTCAATTGAATTAtagtatctgaagtttggtaaaaaaaacaaaaaactcatgcgaataaagctggtcaAACtggtgcaacctagctaacaggtgagaAACACAccaaaccactagctaacttactttaaatgtgcaagaactatagaaCAATAAAAGGCTTTAGTGAAGTGACAACATGAGtcatacgacttacagttctcaaagaggcacacacCCAATCTCAGCTgacagctctttttttttctctcattattTACTCCGTGGGGCGCACACCCGCTCGccgtgtgaggcgcgtgtccgagctattctccgacatgacgacttcttgtacaaaactaaagtaacgagccaattttgaaaagtgtaaggagtagaaagtaccgatatttgtgttaaaatgtaaggaagTAAGAAGTtgccagaaaaataaatagtaaagtaaagtaaaaaatatcagaaaagtCTACTTgggtacagtaacaaagtatttgcactgtgttacttcccatctctggtagCAAGTAGTATGGAAGCCTGAAAGTCCACTTAGGTCTCACTTAGGTGATCGTGTTCcacgtgtcacgtttcctaaacccaactgtcggTGAtgattgtgtatgtttttgttgtcctgTTTCGAATGTGTATGGTTCTGGTGATgttgtatgtttctgtttcctgttaaaATTTGTCGTCTAATTTGTTGTAGTCtagttctgtcttgtcttgttttgcttCCTGTCTTTAAGTTTTTCCGCCTGTCTGATTGTCAAATGTGTTCCACCTGTTCCCCAGCCCTAGTGTCACCTTTCCTGTGTTTGCTCGTTACCTGCTGGATTTAATCTTTGTGTTTCCCTTATCTTGTGTCAGATTATTCTCGTCACTTATCGCGTGTACTGgtttttgtgttcttgtgtaGAGTTCCCCGTGGTCTCTGTCTTCCCGTTTTGTTATCACGCTCTTTTGGTTGGTCTTGTTCTTTTTCTCCTAaacacaaccgtcccgttcttcttctcctaaacatAACCGTCTTGTTCTTCTTGTCcaaaacccaaccgtcccgttcttcttctcctaaacccaactgtagtgttcttcttttttctaaacccaactgtcccgttcttctatTTCTAAACCATCCCCTCATTGTCCCGTGTGTCATGAAAACGTAAGCGTACCCAGGACCTTTTCCTTAAGGGACCATATGCATTTTTACAGAATTATATGAGATCAGGTCGGGTTAAGTTTTTAATGTGTCCAATGCTTTGGTTAAGACAACttttatgtgtgtttcagtCAGCTGTCGGGTCCGCCCTGCCCTCAATCATGGCGTGGGCGGCTGCCATACGTGCGCTGCATGGTCGGTCCAGAGTTCAGCTCTGGACGCAGAGTCAAGATGTCGGTCCACAATGTCATGACGCCGGTCCTGCTGAACAACATCTTCTCCTCTCTGACAGGCCGAGTTGAGCCAGGTACTCTTTTGATTTTGAAGTAATGAACCGTGGCCAGTTACTTCGAGTGTCTCTGAACCGGCCCATTTGTGTGACCTCCTATAGCctccaagatgctaacgagagacttctgtaatgtctggagtagcctccgagatgctaacgagagacttccgtaatgtcaatacagtaaaaatactgTAACTTAAGTGTCGTTTaagttaacgttagcaaccaatcaataatagatagctaaaacgtttgtgaaatgatttccatatgctgttattgtttgtaatgagaaaactttattatttcatggatttcacaagtTCCAGTATGACTCGTTATGacgtaaaccatttaaatctgagcatgcacgactcacatctgcactcgactcacatcagggagtgacagaTGTTCTTGTGGCAGAGATAGAGGCAGTGGTGTTTCCTGGACTTTGTGACTCTCACACTGCTTCAAAACACATGATgtctagtgtttttttcaaacgtTCAATCCGTCTCGAGACGCAGTCAAATTATTGACGGACCGTGTGACAGGTTGGCCATCCAGAAGGGAAGTAACAAAAATCGGCTTCACTCTTACCTGAACATTTTCCTTGCtcctttgatgttttttttgttgttttcaagtTCCCTGATTAGCTGATTAAAAACTAATCTAAATCTTCTCTGacatcagatttatttttaggcTCGCTGAAGATTGATCTCATGAGATCAGCcttatacactaccggtcaaaagattggggtcacttacaaatttccatttcactccattatagacaggataccagctgatctgggtgggtggctgatctttaatgcaatatctacatttcccattatcagcaaccattcatccaatgttccaaaggcacattttgtttactaatctgatattattttaaaaaactaactaagaaaacattaaacaacccttttgcaattatgtaagcacatgatgtaatctggaaactgctgctctggttaaaaaaaacaaggcaactgatctcaggtgggattctgtctataatggagtccaatggaaatttgtaagtgaccccaaactttcgACCGGTAgtttatatacattatatatatgttTACGTCTGCTTTTTACAGTGTAGACGTACACGTGGAGAGTTCAAAATGCATtcagataacacgccacttggcttaagaaagttgaCGTATATAGTGGGGGTTGGGAATCAACAGACGCCTCCCAAGACAATATTttcacaatacttatgccacgatacgatattttagtgatttaaacatattgcaatattctgctctatattgcaatttataacctttttccaacttcaaattttcccaatttcaaatgacaacatctgtttcatctgtttgttcatatcacatTAAATTTTACTGCTGCAAAAAttggattgtcaagcagacaaactgaccaacaatTACATAACATATGATATAtcataaaagattgatacttctATCGCAATTCCATGCTGCATCGATTTTTCCCCTCACCCCTAGTGTATATTTACACAaggtcatgatgtcatgttgcttGCTTAGTTCATCATTCATCAAAGTGAAGGTTGGCCTATAGTCCAAGTTGTTTCCATCAGTGGATCACATGTGTCTTCACGTCTCTGTCAGACCAGTACATCATCCTGGGAGCTCAGAGGGACTCTCTGGGTCCTGGCGCTGTGACGTCCGGAATAGGGACAGCACTCCTCCTGGAGCTGGCGCGAACTTTCTCTGCCATGGTGAAGGAAGGTAAGACTCACCACCACAGATTTGCTTCAAGAGCAATATCGGTAGTTTTCAAACCCAGGACCCTTTTTTCCCTTGCATTGGTGTCTACAGGTGTGCATCCATTGTCAATGTTGTTTCCAtgcttcccattcatttctataCGAGGAGccgtgcaatgcattctgggaggaTTGCCAGGATTTTGGAGAAGTGGGGCTTCGAGTTGcctgctcctcatttgcataaagttaaATTCAGTCAGCTTTATGCCTTTAACATCTCTCATGAGCTGACAAAAATTGTTAAAACTGTTGATCTGAAAGACAGATTTAGCAACTGCATAACTTATTTCTCACATAAAATGTTCTCCAACACACGTTTTGGGTGAACTGtactctgacattttttttcaaaagttgtgGTCCAAATCAAGAATCTGAATATGTTAAAGGTCATTTTGGTATCTTTCAATcctattttcccatgcattGGTATCTAAGTGACAGTATTGAGATAGATaataaccctacaggacagatgatCAGCGTCAGTtagcgtccactaaaagttctgtcTTTGCCGCTGACATCGTTTCAAGAATATGTGCGCCCAAATGGATACATTGGTAAATACTCAATATGCTAATTCATATTCCTGTATAGTGACAGAATCCATGTAAgtaatcagtacttttagcgtgtacagTCAGACTCCTTGTAAATAATTAGCACTTTTAGCGTGTTTAGAGCCAAATTCCAGGACTTTTAGCTTGTATATAGCTAGACTCCATGTAAATGATCAggacttttagcgtgtata is a window of Etheostoma cragini isolate CJK2018 chromosome 11, CSU_Ecrag_1.0, whole genome shotgun sequence DNA encoding:
- the tfr2 gene encoding transferrin receptor protein 2; protein product: MGEFDIAAFLSSPKSERAEIRPRSNRNALLCTVSLLKVTWPWSVSHAAFLLAYAVFGGRFHCSQVGGREDEEPGGGAKAPAEEGAGLYLGELRVMMKRLLQDEDIQDTVGRVSRANHPPGSSEGTSLASEILRRFRRLQMDHTWTESLYATLQFPDRSQRSSLWLLDSAGLISEQIPLNPSDFCPYSATGSTTGGVVYANYGRPEDFNWLKSVGVSVVGSVVVMRVGGGVSFAEKVWLAERSRAGGALIYPDPADLPQDPRRLGLNTHTAVSEHVHLGSGDPFTPGFPSFNHTQFPPIQSSGLPLIPVLPISATVAAKLLSQLSGPPCPQSWRGRLPYVRCMVGPEFSSGRRVKMSVHNVMTPVLLNNIFSSLTGRVEPDQYIILGAQRDSLGPGAVTSGIGTALLLELARTFSAMVKEGFSPRRSLLFVSWDAGDFGNVGATEWLEGYLSMLHLKAVAYFSLDQAIMGDDVLSAYTSPLLDDLLDAAIKQVEHPKHAGQTIYSQAEREGGSWRIMKPLYLNSGAYSFTAFAGVPAVELRFTEERAYPFVNTPLDSVSRLQEVLGGRLGITGRSLAELVGEMVLRLAHDHILPLRITSYAQTVLQLSAQLNKHSAELQSRGLSPQWVFSARGDYSRAAETLQRAIDYSDLHDPATAHFYNTRIMRVF